A part of Dehalogenimonas sp. W genomic DNA contains:
- the metK gene encoding methionine adenosyltransferase has translation MLSCKDSEKYLFTSESVTEGHPDKMCDQVSDAVLDAIIGKDPFARVACETAVTNGLVFVLGEITTQTYVEIPELVRNVVREIGYTNPECGFDYKSCGVMVSINKQSADIALGVGQSAEAKAGSSDPLDAVGAGDQGMMVGYACNETPELMPLAIALSHRLTRQLAHVRKQGIIPYLRPDGKSQVTVEYQYGVPVRIETVVIGAQHDDGVSQERIYEDILSHVIRPIIPAELADDKTNYYVNTTGRFIIGGPASDTGFTGRKILVDTYGGFARHGGGAFSGKDPTKVDRSAAYMARYVSKNIVASGLADQVEMQIAYAIGRAQPLSVSLETFGTAKVTQEKLMELVGKHFDLRPAAIIKNLDLRRPIYRQTASYGHFGRTDIDLPWERVDKAAALKADAGL, from the coding sequence ATGTTAAGCTGCAAGGACTCGGAAAAATACCTTTTTACATCGGAATCGGTGACCGAAGGCCATCCGGATAAAATGTGCGATCAGGTTTCTGACGCGGTACTGGACGCCATTATCGGCAAAGACCCTTTTGCCCGCGTTGCCTGTGAAACCGCGGTGACCAACGGCCTGGTTTTTGTGCTGGGAGAAATCACCACCCAGACCTATGTGGAAATACCCGAACTCGTCCGCAACGTGGTACGCGAAATCGGCTATACCAATCCGGAATGCGGCTTTGACTATAAATCCTGCGGCGTGATGGTTTCCATTAACAAGCAATCCGCTGACATTGCCCTCGGGGTCGGCCAGTCCGCCGAGGCCAAAGCCGGCTCCAGCGACCCGCTGGACGCTGTCGGTGCCGGTGATCAAGGTATGATGGTGGGCTATGCCTGTAATGAAACGCCGGAGCTGATGCCGCTGGCCATCGCGCTGTCCCACCGGCTGACCCGCCAGCTGGCTCATGTCCGCAAACAGGGCATTATTCCCTACCTGCGCCCCGACGGTAAAAGTCAGGTCACGGTAGAATACCAGTACGGTGTCCCGGTCAGGATTGAAACCGTGGTTATCGGCGCTCAGCACGACGACGGAGTCAGCCAGGAACGCATCTACGAAGATATCCTCAGCCACGTTATCCGGCCGATTATTCCCGCCGAACTGGCCGACGACAAAACCAATTATTATGTAAATACAACCGGACGGTTTATCATCGGCGGCCCGGCCTCCGATACCGGCTTCACCGGCCGCAAGATACTGGTGGATACCTACGGCGGCTTTGCCCGTCACGGCGGCGGGGCCTTCTCCGGCAAGGACCCGACCAAGGTGGACCGTTCCGCCGCCTACATGGCACGCTACGTTTCCAAGAATATTGTCGCCAGCGGTCTGGCCGACCAGGTGGAGATGCAGATTGCCTACGCCATCGGCCGCGCGCAGCCGCTGTCGGTTTCTCTGGAAACCTTCGGCACCGCCAAAGTCACCCAGGAAAAACTGATGGAACTGGTGGGGAAACATTTTGACCTGCGGCCGGCCGCCATCATCAAAAACCTAGACCTGCGCCGACCTATTTATCGCCAGACCGCATCTTACGGCCACTTCGGCCGGACGGATATTGACCTGCCCTGGGAACGCGTGGATAAAGCCGCGGCGTTGAAAGCCGACGCCGGGCTGTAA